The Alicyclobacillus vulcanalis DNA segment GTTTGAGAAGGCGTATCCGAATATCCACATTCAGACGGAGTTCGGCGGGCCGTTTAATCAGTACTTCACGAAGCTGTCCACTGAGGTCGCTGGCGGAAACGCGCCGGACATCATGCAGATGGATTACGAGTACATCGACGCGTACGCCAAGGAGGGCCAGCTGCTGAACCTCAAGGGCGCGAAGGAGATTCAACTGTCCACCATCAGCCCGAGCGTCCTGAAGAGCGGCTACATCGACGGCGCCCTGTACGGCATTCCAAACGCCTTGAATAACTACGCGGTGATCTATGACCAGGCGGCCTTTGCGAAAGCGGGCTATCACGGCCAACGCGTGTCTTGGCAGCAGTGGGCGGACATTCTTCAGAAGGTTCATAAGCTCACCGGCAAATGGGCGGAGAACGACGACGAAAGCTGGCAGACGTTTGGCTACTGGGCGCGTCAACACGGCCAGCACCTCTACGACGCGACGGGCACGAAGCTCGGCTTTACGCAGAGCACGCTCGTCTCCTATCTCGACTACTGGGCCAACCTGCGCAAGGAAGGCGTCGTGCCACCGGGAACCGTGACTTCGCTCATCAAGCAAACCGCGGACCCCACAGATCCGATGGTGCAGGGCAAGTCCGACGCAGAGCTGACTTGGGTGAACTACGTGGTGAGCCTGCAGAGCGAGATGACGCGCAAGTTGGCGCTCGCCCTCCCGCCGACGCAACCGGGTGGAGACGAGGGGTTGTATATCAAACCCAGTCAGTTCTGGAGCATCTATTCAAAGACCAAATATCCGCAGCAAGCGGAGCTGTTTGTCAACTTCCTGTTGAACAACGTCCAGGCCGGTAAGGCGCTGGGCCTTGTGCGAGGCATTCCGGTGTCGTCGTCCGTCCGGAACCAATTGATGAATTCAGGGATTTCGGCACCTGAAAAGGCTGAGTTTCAACTGGTGAACGAGGCCCTCAAGGTGGCCACGCCCATCGATCCGCCGCCGCCGCAGCAGGACAAGGAAATCGATCAGGATTTTGCGAATATGGTTCAAGCCGTTCAATACGGCAAGGAGACGCCTGAGCAAGGTGCCGCGCAGTTCATGCAGGAGGCCAATGATCTCTTGCAAAACGGCGGCGAATGAGGGGCGTCTCGAAAGTCGGGGCCCGGCGCTACGCCGGGCCAGTGCGAAAAGCGGGGTGATCGCGTGGCTGTGGCAACCACCACGAAGGCCCAAGTGAAGGAGCAGCGCAACGCTGCGAAGGCTGTGCGGCCGCGCAATGAGAAGGTCGCGTATTTGTTTTTGAGCCCATGGATGTTCGGCCTGGTTGTGTTTTCTCTGGGGCCGATTCTCGTCTCGCTGTATCTCTCCTTCACGAGTTACAACCTGTTGCAGCCGCCCCGGTGGATCGGCCTTCAGAATTACGTGCACATGTTTACCCAAAGCCAGCTGTTTGCCACTTCGCTGGCCGACACGCTGGAGTACATCCTGATCTCGGTGCCCATCAAGATGATTGTGGCGCTCGCCATCGCGCTGCTCCTCAGCCTTGAGGTCAAGGGCATCGGCGTGTACAGGACGGTCTACTACGTTCCGTCGCTCATCGGGACGAGCGTCGCGGTCGCCTACCTATGGCAACAGATGTTTGGGCCCGACGGCCTCATCAACAAAGGTCTGGCGCTTGTCGGCATTCACGGGCCCAATTGGCTTGCCGAACCACGCACCGCGCTCTTCACGTTGGCCATGCTGCAGGCCTGGCAGTTTGGTTCGGCCATGATGATCTTCGTGGCGGGGTTGAAGCAGATTCCCGAGTCGCTTTATGAGGCCGCGATTGTCGATGGAGCGAGCCGGGTGTACCGATTCTTTCGCATCACCCTGCCCATGTTGTCCCCCGTGATTTTCTTCAATCTCATCATGTCGATCATCAACGGTTTCACCCAGTTCACGCAGGGCTACATCGTGACGGACGGTGGGCCGCTCAATGCGACGCTGTTCTTCGCGCTGTATCTCTACGAGGAAGCTTTCAATTTCCAAAACATGGGTTACGCGTCCGCGCTCGCGTGGTTCCTCTTAGTCCTGGTGGGTGTGTTGACGTTTTTGGTTTTCAAGTTTGGAAGCCGCTACGTGTACTACGAATCGTGAGCGAGAGGGGGAGTGAATGTGACTGGCACGCTCCGCACGCGGCGAGGCATCGTCCTGGCGCACGCCGTGCTCGTGATCATCGGATTTTTCCTGATTTACCCCGTGCTCTGGATGGTGTTCGGCTCGTTCAAACCGACCAACGAGATCTTTTCCAGCGCCTCGTTCTGGCCCAAGCATTGGACCTTGGCGAATTATCCGCAAGGGTGGAACGCCATCCCGGGCCTTCCGTTTGGCACCTTTGTCCTTCACTCGCTGTTGGTCGCCTGTCTCGTCTCCATCGGCACGGTGATGTCGTCAGCCATCGTGGCCTTCGGCTTTGCGCGCTTCACGTTCCGAGGGAAATCCATCCTGTTCGGCATCATGATGATCACCATGATGCTGCCCACGCAGGTGACGCTGATCCCTCAGTATGCGATGTTTCACTACCTAGGCTGGATCAACACGTATTACCCGCTCATCGTGCCCGCGTTTTTCGGGAGTCCGTTCTTCATTTTCCTGATCGTGCAATTTATCCGCGGCCTGCCGAAGGAGTTGGATGAGGCGGCGAAAATGGATGGCTGCAACGCCTTCACCCTGTTTGTCCGGGTGATTCTGCCGCTCATCGTGCCCGCGCTCATCACCACGGCCATTTTCAGCTTTATCTGGTGCTGGGACGACTTCTTCTCGCAGCTCATCTATCTCAACTCGGCTCAAAAATTCACGGTGCCGCTCGGCCTGGAGTCGCTCGCCAACGCGGTGGCTCAGGAGGAATGGGGGCCGCTGTTCGCCATGTCGACGGTGTCGCTCATTCCGCTTTTCCTCATCTTCCTCTTCCTGCAGAAATACGTGGTCCGCGGCATCGCCACAACAGGCCTGCGCGGATGACCGCGAAAGGAGGTGAAAGGTGTGCGCAAAAGGAAGAGGAAACTCGCGCTCGCGGGAGGCCTCGGCATGGCGGTGGCGATCACGTCCGTGGCCCTCGCCTCCGCCCGCTCGGCCCGCGCCGACAACGTGGCCGGCTTCATCGAGCGGTCCGGTCAGCTGGAGGCCGAGCTCGCCCAAACCCTGCGCGGCGCTCCGTTCGCGATGCCGATGCCCAGCCTGCCCAACATCGTGCCTCGAATCTACAGCATCACGCAGTACGGCGCGAAGCCCGGCTTGGGCCAGGTGAACACACAGGCCATTCAAGCGGCCATCGACGCAGCCAGTCAGCAC contains these protein-coding regions:
- a CDS encoding ABC transporter substrate-binding protein codes for the protein MRKKWTLAASAAAALVLAGCGTAANPGNQATNTSSQGAGNADSKPVVTLTFGFWGDAKEEAVTFAAVKAFEKAYPNIHIQTEFGGPFNQYFTKLSTEVAGGNAPDIMQMDYEYIDAYAKEGQLLNLKGAKEIQLSTISPSVLKSGYIDGALYGIPNALNNYAVIYDQAAFAKAGYHGQRVSWQQWADILQKVHKLTGKWAENDDESWQTFGYWARQHGQHLYDATGTKLGFTQSTLVSYLDYWANLRKEGVVPPGTVTSLIKQTADPTDPMVQGKSDAELTWVNYVVSLQSEMTRKLALALPPTQPGGDEGLYIKPSQFWSIYSKTKYPQQAELFVNFLLNNVQAGKALGLVRGIPVSSSVRNQLMNSGISAPEKAEFQLVNEALKVATPIDPPPPQQDKEIDQDFANMVQAVQYGKETPEQGAAQFMQEANDLLQNGGE
- a CDS encoding carbohydrate ABC transporter permease — protein: MAVATTTKAQVKEQRNAAKAVRPRNEKVAYLFLSPWMFGLVVFSLGPILVSLYLSFTSYNLLQPPRWIGLQNYVHMFTQSQLFATSLADTLEYILISVPIKMIVALAIALLLSLEVKGIGVYRTVYYVPSLIGTSVAVAYLWQQMFGPDGLINKGLALVGIHGPNWLAEPRTALFTLAMLQAWQFGSAMMIFVAGLKQIPESLYEAAIVDGASRVYRFFRITLPMLSPVIFFNLIMSIINGFTQFTQGYIVTDGGPLNATLFFALYLYEEAFNFQNMGYASALAWFLLVLVGVLTFLVFKFGSRYVYYES
- a CDS encoding carbohydrate ABC transporter permease, with protein sequence MTGTLRTRRGIVLAHAVLVIIGFFLIYPVLWMVFGSFKPTNEIFSSASFWPKHWTLANYPQGWNAIPGLPFGTFVLHSLLVACLVSIGTVMSSAIVAFGFARFTFRGKSILFGIMMITMMLPTQVTLIPQYAMFHYLGWINTYYPLIVPAFFGSPFFIFLIVQFIRGLPKELDEAAKMDGCNAFTLFVRVILPLIVPALITTAIFSFIWCWDDFFSQLIYLNSAQKFTVPLGLESLANAVAQEEWGPLFAMSTVSLIPLFLIFLFLQKYVVRGIATTGLRG